A part of Micromonospora chersina genomic DNA contains:
- a CDS encoding TetR/AcrR family transcriptional regulator produces the protein MTDGRTRRREDTRQRLFVAAVELIAEQGFSATTVDDIAARAGVAKGTVYYNFESKTVLFEELLRHGIGLLTADFRAAVDGLPPREALAALVRAELEYIRRYRAFAQLLLSEMWRTNREWQQTLRLLRGEAIEVIAETVRAGVASGDLPADLDVRTASSALFGVGLVVAVDWLVFQPDRPIEDVQEALLGIVRRVAQT, from the coding sequence GTGACGGACGGACGGACCCGCCGGCGGGAGGACACCCGCCAGCGCCTCTTCGTGGCGGCGGTGGAACTCATCGCCGAGCAGGGCTTCTCGGCCACCACCGTGGACGACATCGCGGCCCGGGCCGGGGTGGCGAAGGGGACCGTCTACTACAACTTCGAGTCCAAGACGGTCCTCTTCGAGGAGCTGCTGCGGCACGGGATCGGCCTGCTCACCGCCGACTTCCGGGCCGCCGTCGACGGGCTGCCGCCGCGCGAGGCGCTGGCCGCGCTGGTCCGCGCCGAGCTGGAGTACATCCGCCGCTACCGCGCCTTCGCCCAGCTCCTGCTCTCCGAGATGTGGCGCACCAACCGCGAGTGGCAGCAGACCCTGCGGCTGCTGCGCGGCGAGGCCATCGAGGTGATCGCGGAGACCGTACGCGCCGGGGTGGCCAGCGGCGACCTCCCCGCCGACCTGGACGTGCGCACCGCCAGCTCGGCGCTGTTCGGCGTCGGGCTCGTGGTGGCCGTGGACTGGCTCGTCTTCCAGCCCGACCGGCCCATCGAGGACGTGCAGGAGGCGCTGCTCGGCATCGTCCGCCGGGTCGCCCAGACGTGA
- a CDS encoding YhgE/Pip domain-containing protein: MSVVRLALFELRRMTRGRLPRAALAVLTVIPLLYGALYLYAFWDPYGNLDRIPVALVNADRPAKASDGSEVHAGRDLTDELLDRKVFGWTVTDQDDATEGLRDGRYHLVFSIPADFSATLAASPEPDRPARRGELKVVNDDATNYLSGLLARSAFSEIRAAAAESTAASYFDKMLIGFTDAKAETGRAADGAGKIHDGLGTAEDGAGQLADGLGTAEDGAGQLAGGLDTSVRGATKLATGLDQLYTGAAQIADGANRAATETRAAAKQVDAAADRYEPLLRKNAGDIQRAATVVAEGAQALADGLDALPARADEVVGQAEKVRDRLDALVAEHPELADDPNLVAARKAADQAVTAARAMVAALDRTDLAALKKQMTEVAKTAREVAAAAPHLADDVASARAKVDQLASGLTTLAQGSAKLRDGLGDAADGADQLRGGLYRLATGARQLDGGLAQLSSGSNRLADGLTKLEGGAGDLADGLAAGERKLPGYDDADSRSDILGDPVGLIRHSDHPAGSYGVGFAPYFLALALWVGAMITYMLLRPVNRRHVMSDAPGWRVVLAGWLPAAAIGLAQVTVLYTVVTLALGLDPRHGPATFGLLALTSLAFTAIMQLLGVALGPAGRLAALALLMLQLTSSGGTYPVQTSPGFFQAIHPWLPMTYVVGGLRHTINGGPSGPVVTGALVLLAFGLGAMTLAVGAARRSRRLTPAKLHPELTM, encoded by the coding sequence ATGAGTGTCGTTCGACTCGCGCTGTTCGAGCTGCGCCGGATGACCCGGGGCCGGCTGCCGCGCGCCGCGCTCGCCGTCCTCACCGTCATCCCGCTGCTCTACGGTGCCCTCTACCTCTACGCCTTCTGGGACCCGTACGGGAACCTCGACCGCATCCCGGTCGCCCTGGTCAACGCCGACCGGCCCGCGAAGGCGAGCGACGGCAGCGAGGTGCACGCCGGCCGGGACCTCACCGACGAACTGCTCGACCGGAAGGTCTTCGGCTGGACCGTGACCGACCAGGACGACGCCACCGAAGGGCTCCGCGACGGCCGCTACCACCTGGTCTTCTCGATCCCGGCGGACTTCTCCGCCACCCTGGCGGCCAGCCCCGAGCCGGACCGGCCGGCCCGCCGGGGCGAGCTGAAGGTGGTCAACGACGACGCCACCAACTACCTGTCCGGGCTGCTCGCCCGCTCCGCCTTCAGCGAGATCCGGGCCGCCGCCGCGGAGAGCACCGCCGCGTCGTACTTCGACAAGATGCTCATCGGTTTCACCGACGCCAAGGCCGAGACGGGCCGGGCCGCCGACGGCGCCGGGAAGATCCACGACGGGCTCGGCACCGCCGAGGATGGTGCCGGCCAGCTCGCCGACGGGCTGGGCACCGCCGAGGACGGCGCCGGGCAGCTCGCCGGCGGGCTGGACACCTCGGTGCGGGGCGCGACGAAGCTCGCCACCGGCCTGGACCAGCTCTACACCGGGGCGGCGCAGATCGCCGACGGCGCCAACCGGGCGGCCACCGAGACCCGCGCCGCCGCGAAGCAGGTCGACGCGGCGGCGGACAGGTACGAGCCGCTGCTCCGCAAGAACGCCGGCGACATCCAGCGGGCCGCCACAGTGGTCGCCGAGGGCGCGCAGGCGCTCGCCGACGGCCTCGACGCGCTGCCGGCCCGGGCCGACGAGGTGGTCGGCCAGGCGGAGAAGGTGCGCGACCGGCTCGACGCGCTGGTCGCGGAGCACCCGGAACTCGCCGACGACCCGAACCTGGTCGCCGCCCGCAAGGCCGCCGACCAGGCGGTCACCGCCGCCCGGGCCATGGTCGCCGCGCTGGACAGGACCGACCTCGCCGCGCTCAAGAAGCAGATGACCGAGGTCGCGAAGACCGCCCGCGAGGTCGCCGCCGCCGCGCCGCACCTGGCCGACGACGTCGCCTCGGCGCGGGCCAAGGTCGACCAGCTCGCGAGCGGTCTGACCACCCTGGCGCAGGGCAGCGCCAAGCTGCGCGACGGGCTCGGCGACGCCGCGGACGGCGCCGACCAGCTCCGCGGCGGCCTCTACCGGCTCGCCACCGGCGCCCGGCAGCTCGACGGCGGCCTGGCCCAGCTCAGCAGCGGCAGCAACCGGCTCGCCGACGGGCTGACCAAGCTGGAGGGCGGCGCCGGCGACCTCGCCGACGGGCTCGCCGCCGGGGAGCGGAAGCTGCCCGGGTACGACGACGCGGACAGCCGCTCCGACATCCTCGGCGACCCGGTGGGCCTGATCCGCCACTCCGACCACCCGGCCGGCTCGTACGGGGTCGGCTTCGCCCCGTACTTCCTCGCCCTGGCGCTCTGGGTCGGCGCGATGATCACGTACATGCTGCTGCGGCCGGTGAACCGGCGGCACGTGATGTCCGACGCGCCCGGCTGGCGGGTCGTGCTCGCCGGCTGGCTGCCCGCCGCGGCGATCGGGCTGGCCCAGGTCACGGTGCTCTACACGGTGGTCACCCTGGCCCTCGGCCTCGACCCGCGCCACGGGCCGGCCACCTTCGGGCTGCTCGCGCTCACCTCGCTGGCGTTCACCGCGATCATGCAACTGCTCGGCGTGGCGCTCGGCCCCGCCGGCCGGCTCGCCGCGCTGGCCCTGCTCATGCTCCAGCTCACCTCCTCCGGCGGCACCTACCCGGTCCAGACCTCACCGGGCTTCTTCCAGGCCATCCACCCCTGGCTGCCCATGACGTACGTGGTGGGCGGCCTGCGGCACACCATCAACGGCGGGCCGTCCGGGCCGGTGGTCACCGGCGCTCTGGTGCTGCTCGCCTTCGGGCTGGGCGCCATGACCCTCGCCGTCGGCGCCGCGCGCCGCTCCCGCCGGCTCACCCCGGCCAAGCTGCACCCCGAACTGACCATGTGA
- a CDS encoding ATP-binding cassette domain-containing protein — MKIVEANGLGLRTRRGWVYRDVDLSAEAGELHAVTGPPGSGRTSLLLALAGRFPHTHGELRRRGPAALGQVAGVHEPDPTLTVAEHIQERLLLLGPVPRRRRQLVPVAAVRARRAYRRDAFAAAIAGAGFTDAPLDPDRYGRDLTPVERQVLGLVLASLSGPNLIVADDVDAGADAPERAWIWAALSRLADQGYAVVVSARAVEPGATAVTHRIGDPALPSPALVAPRPAVEADLTPEVTA; from the coding sequence ATGAAGATCGTCGAGGCCAACGGGCTCGGGCTGCGGACCCGCCGCGGCTGGGTCTACCGGGACGTCGACCTCAGCGCCGAGGCCGGCGAGCTGCACGCCGTCACCGGCCCGCCGGGCAGCGGGCGTACCTCGCTGCTGCTCGCCCTGGCCGGCCGCTTCCCGCACACCCACGGGGAGCTGCGCCGTCGGGGCCCGGCCGCGCTCGGGCAGGTCGCCGGGGTGCACGAGCCAGACCCCACCCTGACCGTCGCCGAGCACATCCAGGAACGGCTGCTGCTGCTCGGGCCGGTGCCGCGCCGCCGTCGCCAGCTCGTCCCGGTCGCCGCCGTGCGGGCCCGGCGGGCCTACCGCCGCGACGCCTTCGCCGCCGCGATCGCCGGGGCCGGCTTCACCGACGCCCCGCTCGACCCCGACCGGTACGGCCGCGACCTCACCCCCGTCGAGCGGCAGGTGCTCGGGCTCGTGCTGGCCAGCCTCAGCGGCCCGAACCTGATCGTCGCCGACGACGTGGACGCCGGCGCCGACGCCCCCGAGCGGGCCTGGATCTGGGCCGCCCTGTCCCGCCTCGCCGACCAGGGGTACGCGGTGGTCGTCAGCGCCCGCGCCGTCGAGCCGGGCGCGACAGCCGTCACCCACCGGATCGGGGACCCCGCCCTGCCGAGCCCCGCCCTCGTCGCCCCCCGCCCCGCCGTGGAGGCGGACCTGACCCCCGAGGTGACCGCATGA
- a CDS encoding DUF4081 domain-containing GNAT family N-acetyltransferase, translated as MLTLPVRQLGESERRAVERLLDLDPYAGAQVAERVAARGLAWWRAEGRILGYGPRRNLESICWLGGNLTPVLASESAVAAFAEQLSAEERLCSSIVGRADAVLGLWDRLSAYWGPARDVRPNQPLLATDALPAVAPDPEVRRVRSGEVDRLFPAAVAMYTEEVGVSPLAEDGGRGYRRRVGDLVRAGRAYARFVDGKVIFKAELAVVTRRTAQVQGVWVAPEWRGRGIATAAMAAVVRDALERVAPSVSLYVNDFNRPARRVYERCGFRPVGTLATVLF; from the coding sequence GTGCTCACGCTTCCGGTACGCCAACTCGGGGAGTCGGAGCGCCGCGCGGTCGAACGGCTGCTCGACCTCGACCCCTACGCCGGCGCGCAGGTCGCCGAGCGGGTGGCGGCGCGCGGGCTGGCCTGGTGGCGGGCCGAGGGGCGGATCCTCGGCTACGGTCCGCGCCGCAACCTGGAGTCGATCTGCTGGCTCGGCGGCAACCTGACCCCGGTGCTCGCCTCGGAGTCGGCGGTGGCCGCCTTCGCCGAGCAGTTGAGCGCCGAGGAGCGGCTCTGCTCGTCGATCGTGGGCCGCGCCGACGCAGTCCTCGGGCTCTGGGACCGCCTCTCCGCCTACTGGGGGCCGGCCCGGGACGTACGCCCGAACCAGCCGCTGCTGGCCACGGACGCGCTGCCCGCCGTGGCGCCCGACCCCGAGGTGCGCCGGGTGCGCAGCGGTGAGGTCGACCGGCTCTTCCCGGCGGCGGTGGCCATGTACACCGAGGAGGTCGGGGTGTCGCCGCTGGCCGAGGACGGCGGGCGCGGCTACCGGCGGCGGGTGGGCGACCTGGTCCGCGCGGGCCGTGCCTACGCCCGGTTCGTGGACGGCAAGGTGATCTTCAAGGCCGAGCTGGCCGTGGTGACCCGCCGCACCGCCCAGGTGCAGGGCGTCTGGGTCGCGCCGGAGTGGCGGGGCCGGGGCATCGCGACCGCGGCCATGGCGGCCGTGGTGCGGGACGCCCTGGAACGCGTGGCGCCCTCGGTCAGCCTCTACGTCAACGACTTCAACAGGCCCGCCCGCCGGGTCTACGAGCGCTGCGGGTTCCGCCCGGTCGGCACGCTCGCCACCGTGCTGTTCTGA
- a CDS encoding MFS transporter, translating to MRLLPEPGPSRTLALSTLINTVGRGTWLTASALFLTRSVGLTVTQVGLALTITALVSLVTSTPMGYLADRLGPRGLQLAALLASAGFTAALVAVRSFAGFLVVGVLMAVADSATRGARGALIAGAVPPDQRVRTRAYLRAVTNVGISVGTVLAGFGLAADTRTAYVSLILLDCATYLLAAAVLLRLPPVPPVPAPTHGPRLIALRDRPFLAFTVLDGLMSMHFSLINIALPLWIAGHTTAPRWLISACLLVNTVVVVLFQVRASRGTEDLTGAGRAARRAGAVIAVACALFAAGGGVPVAVAVPLLLAGALVHVVGELWHAAAGWGISFGLAPAHAQGQYQGAYGMGMQLGSMVAPVVVTTLAVGWGVPGWLLLGGLFLVLGALVPPVVRWAARTRPALPEPAPVPVG from the coding sequence GTGCGCCTGCTTCCCGAACCGGGCCCCTCGCGGACCCTCGCCCTCTCCACCCTCATCAACACCGTCGGTCGGGGCACCTGGCTCACCGCCAGCGCGCTCTTCCTCACCCGCTCGGTCGGGCTCACCGTCACCCAGGTCGGCCTCGCGCTCACCATCACGGCGCTCGTGAGCCTGGTGACCAGCACGCCCATGGGCTACCTGGCCGACCGGCTCGGGCCGCGTGGCCTCCAGCTCGCCGCCCTGCTCGCCTCCGCCGGGTTCACCGCCGCGCTCGTGGCGGTCCGCTCCTTCGCCGGGTTCCTGGTGGTCGGGGTGCTCATGGCGGTCGCCGACTCGGCGACCCGGGGCGCCCGGGGCGCGCTCATCGCCGGCGCGGTGCCGCCGGACCAGCGGGTACGCACCCGTGCCTACCTGCGCGCGGTCACCAACGTCGGCATCTCGGTCGGCACCGTGCTGGCCGGATTCGGTCTGGCCGCCGACACCCGGACCGCGTACGTGTCGCTGATCCTGCTCGACTGCGCCACCTACCTGCTGGCCGCGGCGGTGCTGCTCCGGCTGCCGCCCGTGCCGCCGGTGCCGGCGCCCACCCACGGGCCGCGGCTCATCGCCCTGCGGGACCGCCCGTTCCTGGCCTTCACCGTGCTCGACGGGCTGATGTCGATGCACTTCAGCCTCATCAACATCGCCCTGCCGCTGTGGATCGCCGGGCACACCACCGCCCCGCGCTGGCTGATCTCGGCCTGCCTGCTCGTCAACACCGTGGTGGTGGTGCTCTTCCAGGTCCGCGCCTCGCGGGGCACCGAGGACCTCACCGGCGCCGGCCGGGCGGCCCGCCGGGCCGGCGCGGTGATCGCCGTCGCCTGCGCGCTCTTCGCGGCCGGCGGTGGCGTGCCCGTGGCGGTGGCGGTGCCGCTGCTGCTCGCCGGTGCGCTGGTGCACGTGGTGGGGGAGTTGTGGCACGCGGCGGCCGGCTGGGGCATCTCGTTCGGGCTCGCCCCCGCCCACGCGCAGGGCCAGTACCAGGGCGCGTACGGGATGGGCATGCAGCTCGGCTCGATGGTCGCCCCGGTGGTGGTGACCACCCTGGCGGTCGGCTGGGGCGTGCCGGGCTGGCTGCTGCTCGGTGGGCTGTTCCTGGTGCTCGGGGCGCTGGTGCCGCCGGTGGTGCGCTGGGCCGCCCGGACCCGGCCCGCCCTGCCGGAGCCGGCGCCGGTCCCGGTGGGCTGA
- a CDS encoding PadR family transcriptional regulator, giving the protein MGFHRRMHAAHDEMRMRGFGFPPVPPGPPPFPPGPFGHGHGRGGRGRGRGRRPNVRGAVLALLTERPMHGYEMIQEIDSRTGGAWRPSPGSIYPTLQLLEDEGVIAAAADSDGGRKRFALTEQGQAEAAEAAQTPPWGEFAEQTVNSWHDIRDAGAQAMNALRQVMMTGTDDQRARAAQVLDETRRKLYAILAESE; this is encoded by the coding sequence ATGGGTTTCCACCGACGGATGCACGCCGCCCACGACGAGATGCGGATGCGGGGCTTCGGCTTCCCGCCCGTACCCCCGGGCCCGCCGCCCTTCCCGCCCGGACCGTTCGGTCACGGCCACGGCCGCGGCGGACGGGGGCGTGGGCGCGGCCGCCGGCCCAACGTGCGCGGCGCCGTGCTGGCCCTGCTCACCGAGCGGCCGATGCACGGCTACGAGATGATCCAGGAGATCGACTCCCGGACCGGCGGGGCCTGGCGGCCCAGCCCCGGGTCGATCTACCCGACCCTGCAACTGCTGGAGGACGAGGGCGTCATCGCCGCCGCCGCGGACTCCGACGGCGGGCGCAAGCGGTTCGCCCTCACCGAGCAGGGGCAGGCCGAGGCCGCCGAGGCGGCACAGACCCCGCCCTGGGGCGAGTTCGCCGAGCAGACCGTGAACAGCTGGCACGACATCCGCGACGCGGGCGCGCAGGCCATGAACGCGCTGCGGCAGGTGATGATGACCGGCACCGACGACCAGCGGGCGCGCGCCGCCCAGGTGCTCGACGAGACCCGGCGCAAGCTGTACGCGATCCTCGCCGAGTCCGAGTGA
- the ispG gene encoding flavodoxin-dependent (E)-4-hydroxy-3-methylbut-2-enyl-diphosphate synthase produces the protein MTAVSLGMPPVPPPPLAPRRASRQIMVGSVPVGGGAPVSVQSMTTTLTADVNATLQQIAELTASGCQIVRVAVPSQDDVEALPAIAKKSQIPVIADIHFQPKYVFAAIDAGCAAVRVNPGNIRQFDDKVKEIAKAAGDAGVPIRIGVNAGSLDKRLLAKYGKATAEALVESALWECSLFEEHGFRDIKISVKHNDPVVMIRAYRQLAEKCDYPLHLGVTEAGPAFQGTIKSAVAFGALLAEGIGDTIRVSLSAPPVEEIKVGTAILESLGLRERGLEIVSCPSCGRAQVDVYKLAEEVTAGLEGLPVPLRVAVMGCVVNGPGEAREADLGVASGNGKGQIFVKGQVVKTVPEGQIVETLIEEALRIADEMGAEIPEELRDLVPGATVTVH, from the coding sequence GTGACAGCTGTCAGTCTCGGTATGCCCCCCGTACCGCCGCCGCCGCTCGCCCCGCGCCGGGCCAGCCGTCAGATCATGGTCGGTTCGGTGCCGGTCGGTGGGGGCGCGCCGGTGTCGGTGCAGTCCATGACCACCACCCTGACCGCCGACGTGAACGCCACCCTCCAGCAGATCGCCGAGCTGACCGCGTCCGGCTGCCAGATCGTCCGGGTGGCCGTGCCGTCCCAGGACGACGTCGAGGCGCTGCCCGCGATCGCGAAGAAGTCGCAGATCCCGGTGATCGCCGACATCCACTTCCAGCCGAAGTACGTCTTCGCCGCGATCGACGCGGGCTGCGCCGCGGTCCGGGTGAACCCGGGCAACATCCGGCAGTTCGACGACAAGGTGAAGGAGATCGCCAAGGCGGCCGGCGACGCGGGCGTGCCGATCCGGATCGGCGTGAACGCCGGTTCGCTCGACAAGCGCCTGCTGGCCAAGTACGGCAAGGCCACCGCCGAGGCGCTTGTCGAGTCGGCGCTCTGGGAGTGCTCGCTGTTCGAGGAGCACGGCTTCCGGGACATCAAGATCTCGGTGAAGCACAACGACCCGGTGGTGATGATCCGCGCCTACCGGCAGCTCGCCGAGAAGTGCGACTACCCGCTGCACCTGGGCGTGACCGAGGCCGGCCCGGCGTTCCAGGGCACGATCAAGTCCGCGGTGGCGTTCGGCGCGCTGCTGGCCGAGGGGATCGGCGACACCATCCGGGTCTCGCTGTCCGCCCCGCCGGTCGAGGAGATCAAGGTGGGCACCGCGATCCTGGAGTCGCTGGGCCTGCGCGAGCGGGGCCTGGAGATCGTCTCCTGCCCGTCGTGCGGCCGCGCCCAGGTCGACGTCTACAAGCTGGCCGAGGAGGTCACCGCCGGCCTGGAGGGGCTGCCGGTGCCGCTGCGGGTGGCAGTCATGGGCTGCGTGGTGAACGGCCCCGGCGAGGCCCGCGAGGCCGACCTCGGGGTGGCCTCCGGCAACGGCAAGGGCCAGATCTTCGTCAAGGGTCAGGTCGTCAAGACCGTGCCCGAGGGCCAGATCGTGGAGACGCTCATCGAGGAGGCGCTGCGGATCGCCGACGAGATGGGCGCCGAGATCCCCGAGGAGCTGCGCGACCTGGTGCCGGGCGCCACGGTGACCGTGCACTGA
- a CDS encoding M50 family metallopeptidase → MSYLLGVALFALAILISVSLHEAGHMLTAKAFGMKVTRYFVGFGPTLWSFKRGETEYGVKGIPLGGFCKIVGMTPQDDDVEPGDEKRVMWRYPVWKRTIVMSAGSITHFALALITLWILAVSAGLPNPKFPNTEDGFKAEPAVIALAPCVVVENAARGCQAGDPASPAAKAQLQDGDRITAVNGRPVSTWGDMLDVVRATPPGTATVAYVRDDKPGTATVDLAAVQRPPLGDPKGATSAVSALGVALQPSTPTRVQYGPVAAFGATADFTGNMAVQTVHAMQRIPQKVPALWTAVTGGERDVDTPISVVGASRLGGEAVENNAWLVFFMLFVSLNFFIGVFNLLPLLPLDGGHIAIAWFERARSWLYARIGRADPGRVDYLKLMPLTYAVILIGGAFTLLTVTADVVNPITLFSR, encoded by the coding sequence ATGAGTTACCTGCTCGGGGTGGCGCTGTTTGCCCTGGCGATCCTCATCTCGGTGAGCCTGCACGAGGCGGGGCACATGCTCACCGCCAAGGCTTTCGGGATGAAGGTCACCCGCTACTTCGTCGGCTTCGGTCCGACGCTCTGGTCGTTCAAGCGGGGCGAGACGGAGTACGGCGTCAAGGGCATCCCGCTCGGCGGCTTCTGCAAGATCGTCGGGATGACCCCGCAGGACGACGACGTCGAGCCGGGCGATGAGAAGCGCGTCATGTGGCGCTACCCGGTCTGGAAGCGGACGATCGTGATGTCCGCGGGCTCGATCACCCACTTCGCCCTGGCCCTGATCACCCTCTGGATCCTCGCGGTCTCCGCCGGCCTGCCCAACCCGAAGTTCCCGAACACGGAGGACGGCTTCAAGGCCGAGCCGGCCGTGATCGCCCTGGCCCCGTGCGTGGTCGTGGAGAACGCCGCCCGGGGCTGCCAGGCCGGTGACCCGGCCAGCCCGGCCGCGAAGGCCCAGCTCCAGGACGGCGACCGGATCACCGCCGTGAACGGCCGGCCGGTCTCCACCTGGGGCGACATGCTCGACGTGGTCCGCGCCACCCCGCCCGGCACGGCCACCGTCGCGTACGTGCGCGACGACAAGCCGGGCACCGCCACCGTCGACCTGGCCGCCGTGCAGCGCCCGCCGCTGGGCGACCCCAAGGGCGCCACGTCGGCGGTCTCCGCCCTCGGCGTCGCGCTCCAGCCGTCCACCCCCACCCGGGTCCAGTACGGTCCGGTCGCCGCGTTCGGCGCCACCGCCGACTTCACCGGCAACATGGCGGTGCAGACCGTGCACGCCATGCAGCGGATCCCGCAGAAGGTCCCCGCCCTGTGGACCGCCGTCACCGGCGGCGAGCGGGACGTGGACACCCCGATCAGCGTGGTCGGCGCGAGCCGGCTCGGCGGCGAGGCCGTGGAGAACAACGCGTGGCTGGTGTTCTTCATGCTCTTCGTCTCGCTGAACTTCTTCATCGGCGTGTTCAACCTGCTGCCGCTGCTCCCGCTGGACGGCGGCCACATCGCCATCGCCTGGTTCGAGCGGGCCCGCTCCTGGCTCTACGCCCGCATCGGCCGGGCCGACCCCGGCCGCGTCGACTACCTCAAGCTCATGCCCCTCACGTACGCGGTGATCCTCATCGGTGGCGCGTTCACGCTGCTGACCGTCACCGCGGACGTCGTCAACCCGATCACGCTCTTCTCAAGGTGA
- the dxr gene encoding 1-deoxy-D-xylulose-5-phosphate reductoisomerase → MTSPRSLVLLGSTGSIGTQAIDIVRRNPDRFRVVALGAGGGNVELLAAQSLELGVEAVGVARASAAQDLQLAFYAEASRRGWATGDFKLPKIVAGPDAMTELAGWPCDVVLNGVVGSLGLAPTLAALRAGRTLALANKESLVAGGPLVKAAVTRPGQIVPVDSEHSALAQCLRGGTRGEVRRLVVTASGGPFRGRRRDELTEVTPEQALAHPTWNMGPVVTINSATMVNKALEVIEAHELFDVPYADIEVMVHPQSVIHSMVEFTDGSTLAQASPPDMRLPIALGLGWPDRVPGAAAAVDWTTAHTWEFFPLDDAAFPAVALAKAAGEAGRCRPAIYNAANEECVAAFVAGRLPFLGIVDTLQRVLEDAPDFDEPGTVEDVLAAESWARAHAQEIIVGSVEGA, encoded by the coding sequence GTGACGTCTCCCCGCTCCCTCGTCCTGCTCGGCTCGACCGGCTCGATCGGCACCCAGGCCATCGACATCGTCCGGCGCAACCCGGACCGGTTTCGGGTGGTGGCCCTCGGGGCCGGCGGCGGCAACGTGGAGCTGCTCGCCGCGCAGTCCCTGGAGCTGGGCGTGGAGGCGGTCGGGGTGGCCCGGGCGTCCGCCGCCCAGGATCTTCAGCTCGCGTTCTACGCCGAGGCGAGCCGGCGCGGCTGGGCCACCGGCGACTTCAAGCTTCCCAAGATCGTGGCCGGGCCGGACGCGATGACCGAGCTGGCCGGGTGGCCGTGCGACGTGGTGCTCAACGGGGTGGTGGGCTCGCTCGGGCTCGCGCCGACCCTCGCGGCGCTGCGCGCCGGGCGTACCCTCGCCCTGGCCAACAAGGAGTCCCTCGTCGCCGGCGGCCCGCTGGTGAAGGCCGCGGTGACGCGGCCGGGGCAGATCGTTCCCGTCGACAGCGAGCACTCGGCGCTGGCGCAGTGCCTGCGCGGGGGCACCCGGGGTGAGGTACGCCGGCTCGTGGTGACCGCCAGCGGCGGGCCGTTCCGGGGCCGGCGGCGCGACGAGTTGACCGAGGTCACGCCGGAGCAGGCCCTCGCGCACCCGACGTGGAACATGGGGCCGGTGGTGACGATCAACTCCGCCACCATGGTCAACAAGGCGCTGGAGGTGATCGAGGCGCACGAGCTGTTCGACGTGCCCTACGCCGACATCGAGGTCATGGTCCACCCGCAGTCGGTGATCCACTCGATGGTGGAGTTCACCGACGGCTCGACCCTCGCGCAGGCCAGCCCGCCGGACATGCGGCTGCCCATCGCCCTCGGCCTCGGCTGGCCGGACCGGGTGCCCGGTGCCGCCGCCGCGGTCGACTGGACCACGGCACACACCTGGGAGTTCTTCCCGCTCGACGACGCGGCCTTCCCGGCGGTCGCGCTGGCGAAGGCGGCCGGCGAGGCCGGGCGCTGCCGGCCGGCGATCTACAACGCGGCGAACGAGGAGTGCGTGGCGGCCTTCGTGGCCGGCCGGCTGCCGTTCCTCGGCATCGTCGACACCCTCCAGCGCGTGCTGGAGGACGCTCCCGACTTCGACGAACCAGGTACCGTCGAGGACGTGCTCGCCGCCGAATCGTGGGCACGGGCGCACGCCCAGGAGATCATCGTCGGGTCGGTGGAAGGAGCCTGA
- a CDS encoding GNAT family N-acetyltransferase, whose translation MIASTERLVVRDWTESPDDLARIYDIYSRDEVMRWLGGGAGRMTDPAEARERVRSWRERYAPYAGRWGLWAIEPREAGRAVGSVLLKPLPGRDGVTPTDDIEVGWHLHPDAQGHGYATEAARAVLEREFATGTRQVHAVVMAGNEPSMAVARRLGMTHVGTRTDWYGGTELETFVLTRPA comes from the coding sequence GTGATCGCCTCGACCGAGCGGCTGGTGGTCCGGGACTGGACGGAGTCGCCGGACGATCTGGCCCGGATCTACGACATCTACTCCCGCGACGAGGTGATGCGCTGGCTGGGCGGCGGCGCGGGGCGGATGACCGATCCGGCCGAGGCACGCGAGCGGGTGCGCTCGTGGCGCGAGCGCTACGCGCCGTACGCCGGCCGCTGGGGCCTGTGGGCGATCGAGCCGCGCGAGGCCGGCCGGGCGGTCGGCAGCGTGCTGCTCAAGCCGCTGCCCGGCCGGGACGGGGTCACGCCCACCGACGACATCGAGGTCGGCTGGCACCTGCACCCCGACGCCCAGGGGCACGGCTACGCCACCGAGGCCGCCCGGGCCGTGCTGGAGCGCGAGTTCGCCACCGGCACCCGGCAGGTCCACGCGGTGGTGATGGCCGGCAACGAGCCCTCGATGGCGGTGGCCCGCCGCCTCGGCATGACGCACGTCGGCACCCGCACCGACTGGTACGGCGGCACCGAACTCGAAACCTTCGTCCTGACCCGCCCGGCGTAG